The Carassius gibelio isolate Cgi1373 ecotype wild population from Czech Republic chromosome B12, carGib1.2-hapl.c, whole genome shotgun sequence genome has a segment encoding these proteins:
- the LOC127969403 gene encoding uncharacterized protein LOC127969403, giving the protein MHYFLLGSLVMALIYLSAEGNIHVFQKPRVIAVKMGRTVWINCFLTDQSLPTHVEWFKGQNSKIQLKSSQRIKIKEKSDNESASITFYKVETKDSGTYFCKLNGTLGPGTELIVYRYTQPQILKRMRVKDFIIFLQTLLLILCIVVPLVYFYRLEKKEDAVYEEPDDNHIYEGLAVEQCGGGDLYEDISAFQQATDASWEVEYPYQE; this is encoded by the exons ATGCATTACTTCCTGCTGGGATCTTTAGTCATGGCGCTGATTTACCTTTCAG CTGAAGGAAATATCCATGTGTTCCAGAAGCCACGAGTTATTGCCGTTAAGATGGGTCGGACTGTGTGGATAAACTGTTTTCTGACAGATCAGTCTTTGCCGACTCATGTAGAGTGGTTCAAAGGCCAGAATAGCAAAATCCAGCTCAAGAGCAGCCAAAGAATAAAGATAAAGGAGAAGAGTGATAATGAAAGTGCTTCCATTACCTTTTATAAAGTGGAGACCAAGGACAGCGGCACTTACTTTTGCAAACTGAACGGCACACTTGGACCAGGAACTGAGCTTATAGTGTACA GATACACTCAGCCCCAGATCTTGAAGAGAATGAGAGTCAAAGATTTTATAATTTTCCTTCAGACTTTACTCTTGATTTTGTGCATCGTCGTTCCTCTGGTTTACTTTTACAGACTG GAGAAAAAAGAAGATGCAGTTTACGAAGAGCCTGATGATAATCACATATATGAG GGCCTCGCGGTTGAGCAGTGTGGTGGTGGCGATCTGTATGAGGACATCTCTGCTTTTCAGCAGGCCACAGATGCATCGTGGGAAGTTGAGTACCCATACCAAGAGTGA
- the LOC127969447 gene encoding interferon a3-like, with protein sequence MDLRLVQLCLLLSACGFSSVLSCRWIQHKFQQHHGASVHLIRKLGEKIRNDHEDINPIPYELINNHRTAEPEKQILFVIQALVEITVLFDDAVVPWDAKKLEDFLDVVHEEIDGLHSCGAYKMKRNKKLHLYFERLRHMAEMNTEDRDHSWEIVRKRVISFMNQLEFFSFHTHV encoded by the exons ATGGACCTTCGTTTGGTGCAGCTCTGTCTTCTTCTGTCCGCGTGCGGCTTCAGCTCTGTGCTGAGCTGCAGATGGATCCAACACAAGTTCCAGCAACACCACGGAGCCTCGGTGCATCTGATCAGAAAGCTG GGTGAGAAAATCCGTAATGACCATGAGGACATTAACCCAATCCCATATGAACTGATCAATAACCACAGAACAGCAGAG ccTGAGAAACAGATCCTGTTCGTCATTCAGGCTCTGGTGGAGATCACTGTCCTCTTTGACGATGCCGTCGTCCCCTGGGATGCTAAAAAACTTGAAGATTTCTTAGATGTCGTGCATGAGGAGATCGATGGACTGCACTCATGT GGGGCTTACAAAATGAAGAGGAACAAAAAGTTGCATCTGTATTTTGAAAGACTGAGACACATGGCAGAAATGAACACG GAGGACAGAGATCACAGCTGGGAGATCGTCAGGAAACGGGTCATAAGTTTCATGAACCAGCTGGAGTTCTTCTCCTTCCACACTCATGTTTAA